In Myxococcus stipitatus, the following are encoded in one genomic region:
- a CDS encoding PTS system mannose/fructose/sorbose family transporter subunit IID — MSASASPLPWSVLLRVFMRSLFLQASWNPQGMQNLGLAYAVFPALERLYAAGAAREEAVRRHLVFFNTHPYVAAAIVGGVVYHEERIARGEEAPDKVVAFKAALMGPLAALGDGFFWLSLKPAAGAVGAALVPLMGLWAVPVFLVFYNLVHLLLRVRLYWLGLTLGDRLVEAVARANLPARGARLRTVAALCAGGLAAWLAMSFGTNAGGARAPLLAAGCLALGVASYVLVSRRVPNYVVLYLAALLACAAGAFL; from the coding sequence GTGAGCGCCTCCGCCTCCCCGCTGCCCTGGAGCGTGCTCCTGCGCGTCTTCATGCGCTCGCTCTTCCTGCAGGCCTCGTGGAATCCGCAGGGCATGCAGAACCTGGGGCTGGCGTACGCGGTGTTCCCCGCGTTGGAGCGGCTGTACGCGGCGGGCGCGGCGCGCGAGGAGGCGGTGCGCCGGCACCTGGTCTTCTTCAACACGCACCCGTACGTGGCCGCGGCCATCGTGGGCGGGGTCGTCTACCACGAGGAGCGAATCGCCCGGGGCGAGGAGGCTCCCGACAAGGTGGTGGCCTTCAAGGCGGCGCTGATGGGGCCGCTGGCCGCGCTGGGTGACGGCTTCTTCTGGCTGTCGCTCAAGCCCGCGGCCGGGGCGGTGGGGGCCGCGCTGGTGCCGCTCATGGGTTTGTGGGCGGTGCCGGTGTTCCTGGTGTTCTACAATCTGGTGCACCTGTTGTTGCGGGTGCGGCTGTACTGGCTGGGGCTCACCCTGGGAGACCGGCTGGTGGAGGCCGTGGCGCGGGCCAACCTTCCGGCGCGCGGCGCGCGGCTGCGGACGGTGGCGGCGTTGTGTGCTGGCGGGCTCGCGGCCTGGCTGGCCATGTCCTTCGGGACGAACGCGGGAGGGGCTCGTGCGCCCCTCCTGGCAGCCGGGTGTCTGGCCCTGGGGGTTGCATCCTACGTGCTGGTCAGCCGTCGGGTGCCCAACTACGTGGTGCTCTACCTCGCGGCCCTGCTGGCCTGCGCGGCGGGCGCCTTCCTTTGA
- a CDS encoding HPr family phosphocarrier protein, with amino-acid sequence MATVAEGTYEIINELGLHARAAAQMVKVANRFKSDVLIEAQGQRANAKSIMGVLMLAAAKGVQVKLTCKGDDAQACLEELAKLIGDRFGESK; translated from the coding sequence ATGGCAACGGTGGCCGAAGGGACATACGAGATCATCAACGAGCTGGGGCTGCACGCCCGGGCGGCGGCGCAGATGGTCAAGGTGGCCAACCGCTTCAAGAGCGACGTGCTCATCGAGGCGCAGGGCCAGCGGGCCAACGCCAAGTCCATCATGGGCGTGCTGATGCTGGCGGCGGCCAAGGGGGTGCAGGTGAAGCTCACCTGTAAGGGAGACGACGCGCAGGCGTGCCTGGAGGAGCTGGCGAAGCTCATCGGGGACCGATTTGGCGAGTCGAAGTGA
- the ptsP gene encoding phosphoenolpyruvate--protein phosphotransferase, whose protein sequence is MSSQATPTLRLLGIGASPGVAVGHAFILDRKRIRTPKLRLAEAEVEPERMRMKTAVDLSDRQLAELKEQITRTEGSDHALILEAHRLMLQDPMLVDAVNQLIVEDRINAEWAVRRVARKIKHLFDNIPDEYFRERRSDVDYVADRIIRNLMGQVVDEDVEVPAEAIVVAHDLPPADAAMMARSGRVAGFVTDLGGHTSHTAIVARARETPAVVGAGRASEQISPGDLVAMDGTSGIVLVNPTEEQIQSFREEQRRHREAEQLALATKDLAAVSTDDFRIRLNGNMEFLEEIPSLLAHGAEGIGLYRTEFMFLDRKTAPTEEEHYRAYRQVLEAMGGRPVTIRTLDLGGDKVPGKTKHEKEPNPAMGLRAIRYCLSNRELFRTQLRALLRASVHGNLRLMFPLICGVSELREARAELEACRTELGRAGVPVGKRFPVGIMVETPSAAMIADRLAQEADFFSVGTNDLIQYSLAIDRQNREVAYLYRPLHLSVLRMLETIVGAAKAANIPVSMCGEMAGDPLYTLVLLALGFDELSMTSGQIPAVKRFIRRVGRAQAQELLREAMELTTAEEIERFMRTEMDRRFSHD, encoded by the coding sequence GTGAGCAGCCAGGCCACCCCCACACTGCGGTTGCTGGGCATCGGCGCCTCACCCGGCGTGGCGGTGGGCCACGCGTTCATCCTGGACCGAAAGCGCATCCGCACCCCCAAGCTGCGGCTGGCGGAGGCGGAGGTCGAGCCCGAGCGCATGCGCATGAAGACGGCGGTGGACCTGTCCGACCGTCAGCTCGCGGAGCTCAAGGAGCAGATCACCCGCACCGAGGGCAGCGACCACGCCCTCATCCTGGAAGCACACCGGCTGATGCTCCAGGACCCGATGCTGGTGGACGCCGTCAACCAGCTCATCGTCGAGGACCGCATCAACGCGGAGTGGGCCGTGCGCCGCGTGGCCCGCAAAATCAAGCACCTGTTCGACAACATCCCGGACGAGTACTTCCGGGAGCGCCGCTCGGACGTGGACTACGTCGCCGACCGCATCATCCGCAACCTCATGGGGCAGGTGGTGGACGAGGATGTGGAGGTCCCCGCGGAGGCCATCGTCGTCGCACATGACCTGCCCCCGGCCGACGCCGCCATGATGGCGCGCAGCGGCCGGGTGGCGGGCTTCGTGACGGACCTGGGCGGCCACACCAGCCACACGGCCATCGTCGCGCGCGCGCGTGAGACTCCCGCCGTGGTGGGCGCGGGCCGGGCCAGTGAGCAGATCTCCCCCGGTGACCTGGTGGCCATGGACGGCACGAGCGGCATCGTGCTGGTGAACCCCACGGAGGAGCAGATCCAGAGCTTCCGCGAGGAGCAGCGGCGCCACCGGGAGGCGGAGCAGCTGGCGCTTGCGACCAAGGACCTGGCGGCGGTGAGCACGGACGACTTCCGCATCCGTCTCAACGGGAACATGGAGTTCCTGGAGGAGATTCCGTCCCTGCTCGCGCACGGCGCGGAGGGCATTGGCCTGTACCGCACCGAGTTCATGTTCCTGGACCGGAAGACGGCGCCCACGGAGGAGGAGCACTACCGCGCCTACCGTCAGGTGCTGGAGGCCATGGGCGGCAGGCCCGTCACCATCCGCACGCTCGACTTGGGCGGCGACAAGGTGCCCGGCAAGACGAAGCACGAGAAGGAGCCCAACCCGGCGATGGGCCTGCGGGCCATCCGCTACTGCCTGTCCAACCGCGAGCTGTTCCGCACCCAGCTGCGCGCGCTGCTGCGCGCCAGCGTGCACGGCAACCTGCGGCTGATGTTCCCCCTCATCTGCGGGGTGAGCGAGCTGCGCGAGGCCCGCGCCGAACTGGAGGCGTGCCGCACGGAGCTGGGCCGCGCGGGGGTGCCCGTGGGCAAGCGCTTCCCGGTGGGCATCATGGTGGAGACGCCGAGCGCCGCGATGATCGCCGACCGGCTGGCGCAGGAGGCGGACTTCTTCTCGGTGGGGACCAACGACCTCATCCAGTACTCGCTGGCCATCGACCGTCAGAATCGCGAGGTGGCCTACCTCTACCGCCCGCTGCACCTGTCCGTGCTGCGCATGCTGGAGACGATTGTCGGCGCCGCCAAGGCCGCCAACATCCCCGTGTCCATGTGCGGGGAGATGGCGGGAGACCCGCTCTACACGCTGGTGCTGCTGGCGCTGGGCTTCGACGAGCTGTCCATGACGTCCGGGCAGATTCCGGCGGTGAAGCGCTTCATCCGGCGGGTGGGCCGCGCGCAGGCGCAGGAGCTGCTGCGCGAGGCCATGGAGCTGACCACCGCGGAGGAGATTGAGCGCTTCATGCGCACGGAGATGGACCGCCGCTTCTCCCACGACTGA
- a CDS encoding MgtC/SapB family protein, with protein sequence MDERVIALRLGLAALMGAMLGLERELRGHAAGLRTHIIVSLGACLFTLCSVFIEWSLGGASPEGSRADVSRIASQVVVGIGFLGAGAIIRDQGSIRGLTTAANLWLTASVGLSIGMGFYAAATATVLIALLALAGLRPVERLIRRRRLRKGLKVDELPPDGPDGGFY encoded by the coding sequence GTGGACGAGAGAGTCATCGCCCTGCGGCTGGGCCTCGCGGCGCTCATGGGTGCCATGCTGGGCCTGGAGCGTGAGCTGCGGGGCCACGCCGCCGGGCTGCGCACGCACATCATCGTCTCGCTGGGGGCGTGTCTCTTCACGCTCTGCAGCGTCTTCATCGAGTGGTCGCTGGGCGGCGCTTCCCCGGAGGGCTCGCGCGCGGACGTCAGCCGCATCGCCAGCCAGGTGGTGGTGGGGATTGGCTTCCTGGGAGCGGGCGCCATCATCCGCGACCAGGGGAGCATCCGGGGCCTGACGACGGCGGCGAACCTGTGGCTCACCGCGTCCGTGGGGCTCAGCATCGGCATGGGCTTCTACGCGGCCGCCACGGCCACCGTGCTCATCGCCCTGCTCGCGCTCGCCGGCCTGCGCCCCGTGGAGCGGCTCATCCGCCGGCGCCGCCTCCGCAAGGGGCTGAAGGTGGACGAACTCCCTCCCGATGGCCCCGACGGAGGCTTCTACTAG
- a CDS encoding MXAN_6521/LA_1396 family lipoprotein encodes MTMMRWAPVLGLGLLAGCSAVKSSRIRDDYAQVDRKETKRLVVVAQPLPDEKPAVGELWSLIARQWVNQNRDFMVKENVALPGRPTDTTFKELCVEGVEGVLWLDPRITLKGDGAEAEVKAQLLRCRDSQEVWAAEAAGSWSSTDEDYAARVTRFSQELGEEVAPYVVPTTKLLAATLATLPNPELTEADKDEKIELGE; translated from the coding sequence ATGACGATGATGCGATGGGCGCCGGTGCTCGGGCTGGGGCTGCTCGCGGGCTGCTCCGCGGTGAAGTCGAGCCGCATCCGCGACGACTACGCCCAGGTGGACCGGAAGGAGACGAAGCGGCTGGTGGTGGTGGCGCAGCCCCTGCCGGACGAGAAGCCCGCGGTGGGCGAGCTGTGGAGCCTCATCGCGCGCCAGTGGGTGAACCAGAACCGCGACTTCATGGTGAAGGAGAACGTCGCGCTGCCGGGCCGCCCCACGGACACCACCTTCAAGGAGCTGTGCGTGGAGGGCGTGGAGGGCGTGCTCTGGTTGGACCCGCGCATCACCCTGAAGGGCGACGGCGCGGAGGCCGAGGTGAAGGCGCAGCTCCTGCGGTGCCGCGACAGCCAGGAGGTCTGGGCGGCGGAGGCCGCGGGGAGCTGGAGCTCCACCGACGAGGACTACGCGGCGCGCGTGACGCGGTTCAGCCAGGAGCTGGGCGAGGAAGTGGCCCCCTACGTCGTGCCCACGACGAAGCTCCTGGCCGCCACGCTCGCGACGTTGCCCAATCCCGAACTGACCGAAGCCGACAAGGACGAGAAAATCGAGCTGGGTGAGTAG
- a CDS encoding efflux RND transporter permease subunit, protein MSGAPRNPNSHSRFAYAFARLLVQKPGTILAVLLTLLAVSTWATLKLRINSNQLDLISQDLQEVKDVKQVIDMVGGSGFLMLALRTTDEAAMKRTADDIAGMLQADKENVRTISYKLPVEFIQQNMVLFVKTEDLVEGKRRIMAFLEDKLRRSNPFYIDMGATKPVELDLQDLVDKYSSVGKKSIRDDYNISNDKKMLLILIKPMWDTTEIGKTKTYLDKLNADLAAYSAQPGKVKLVEDYQLMGDAKTIAYGYTGSYKTTVDDSFAIEESLHPVTIIALVTIFLITILFFRKLAPTFIVVSGTVIGTLYTLGFTYATVGELNMITSILGGILMGFGIDYGIHFTFRTRLELGAGKPYDQAIIDAFVNAGRPAAVAAVVTGGSFFVLMVSEFRGFSQFGFLAGCGTLILGITLFVWSAALLALFGRINPEWPKKLIGEMKPPPVNSTSGQELRIPRPGLVLGVSTAAVALICAAAVPWAGTGETPEGKLSFFERVKHGVGFNYNTRALIPDGMTSVLLQDEINVRFNISSDPMAIYTKDLDEAEGVYRELTQNAHKYPSIDQVVSVFTFVPPEATAKANEKVLQEWKQDMANLEARGFSISALPPEMQDKAAFFMKVLDAKPFDVHGVPENYKSQFKNLPTAHPDNHGWLTFIYSSVDLFDGQKMMQFADETRGIPVTYYPGRFDTNDFDPKVAEATKEFRAAGATQLYAKLARIVLWDGKVTVVLTALWILAMHFLDFRNAKLALASVIPLGVGVAMMLGIMSMTGLRLNFMNIIILPILLGFGVSHGLYLLHRFLEGTSPLVALRSVGAAVASSTLTAVAGFAALLAAAHNGLRSMGMVACIGLITTLIVSFTVLAAVMQLMHDRRQREASSGAGTSGDSGTGDQGSTKAA, encoded by the coding sequence ATGAGTGGCGCACCTCGAAACCCGAACTCCCATTCCCGCTTCGCCTATGCCTTCGCGAGGCTCCTGGTTCAAAAGCCCGGCACCATCCTGGCCGTGCTGTTGACGCTCTTGGCCGTGTCCACCTGGGCCACGCTCAAGCTGCGCATCAACTCCAACCAGCTGGACCTCATCTCGCAGGACCTGCAGGAGGTGAAGGACGTCAAGCAGGTCATCGACATGGTGGGCGGCAGCGGCTTCCTGATGCTGGCGCTGCGCACCACGGACGAAGCGGCGATGAAGCGCACGGCGGATGACATCGCCGGCATGCTCCAGGCGGACAAGGAGAACGTCCGCACCATCAGCTACAAGCTGCCGGTCGAGTTCATCCAGCAGAACATGGTCCTCTTCGTGAAGACGGAGGACCTGGTGGAAGGCAAGCGCCGCATCATGGCCTTCCTCGAGGACAAGCTGCGCCGCAGCAACCCCTTCTACATCGACATGGGCGCCACCAAGCCCGTGGAGCTCGACCTCCAGGACCTGGTCGACAAGTACTCCTCCGTCGGCAAGAAGAGCATCCGGGACGACTACAACATCTCCAACGACAAGAAGATGTTGCTCATCCTCATCAAGCCGATGTGGGACACCACCGAAATCGGCAAGACGAAGACGTACCTGGACAAGCTCAACGCGGACCTCGCGGCGTACTCCGCGCAGCCCGGCAAGGTGAAGCTGGTGGAGGACTACCAGCTCATGGGCGACGCGAAGACCATCGCCTACGGCTACACCGGTTCGTACAAGACGACGGTGGATGACTCGTTCGCCATCGAGGAGTCGCTGCACCCGGTCACCATCATCGCGCTGGTGACCATCTTCCTCATCACCATCCTGTTCTTCCGCAAGCTCGCGCCCACGTTCATCGTGGTGTCGGGCACGGTGATTGGCACCCTCTACACGCTGGGCTTCACCTACGCGACGGTGGGCGAGCTCAACATGATTACGTCCATCCTGGGCGGCATCCTGATGGGCTTCGGCATCGACTACGGCATCCACTTCACGTTCCGCACGCGGTTGGAGCTGGGCGCGGGCAAGCCGTATGACCAGGCCATCATCGACGCGTTCGTCAACGCGGGCCGTCCCGCGGCGGTGGCGGCGGTGGTGACGGGCGGTTCGTTCTTCGTGCTGATGGTCAGCGAGTTCCGCGGCTTCAGCCAGTTCGGCTTCCTGGCCGGCTGCGGCACGCTCATCCTGGGCATCACCCTCTTCGTGTGGAGCGCGGCGCTGCTGGCGCTGTTCGGCCGCATCAACCCGGAGTGGCCCAAGAAGCTCATCGGCGAGATGAAGCCGCCCCCGGTCAACTCCACCAGCGGCCAGGAGCTGCGCATCCCCCGCCCCGGCCTGGTGCTGGGCGTGAGCACCGCCGCCGTCGCCCTCATCTGCGCGGCGGCCGTCCCCTGGGCGGGCACCGGCGAGACGCCCGAGGGCAAGCTCAGCTTCTTCGAGCGCGTGAAGCACGGCGTGGGCTTCAACTACAACACCCGCGCGCTCATCCCGGACGGCATGACGTCCGTGCTGCTCCAGGACGAAATCAACGTCCGCTTCAACATCTCCAGCGACCCCATGGCCATCTACACCAAGGACCTGGACGAGGCCGAGGGGGTGTACCGGGAGCTGACGCAGAACGCGCACAAGTACCCGTCCATCGACCAGGTGGTGAGCGTCTTCACCTTCGTTCCGCCCGAGGCCACGGCCAAGGCCAACGAGAAGGTGCTCCAGGAGTGGAAGCAGGACATGGCGAACCTGGAGGCCCGGGGCTTCTCCATCTCCGCGCTGCCGCCGGAGATGCAGGACAAGGCCGCCTTCTTCATGAAGGTGCTGGATGCCAAGCCCTTCGACGTGCACGGCGTCCCGGAGAACTACAAGAGCCAGTTCAAGAACCTGCCCACCGCCCATCCGGACAACCACGGCTGGCTGACGTTCATCTACTCGAGCGTGGACCTGTTCGACGGCCAGAAGATGATGCAGTTCGCCGACGAGACGCGCGGCATCCCCGTCACGTACTACCCGGGCCGCTTCGACACGAACGACTTCGACCCGAAGGTGGCCGAGGCGACCAAGGAGTTCCGCGCCGCGGGCGCAACCCAGCTCTACGCGAAGCTGGCGCGCATCGTCCTCTGGGACGGCAAGGTCACGGTGGTGCTCACGGCCCTTTGGATTCTGGCCATGCACTTCCTGGACTTCCGCAACGCGAAGCTGGCGCTGGCGTCGGTGATTCCGCTCGGCGTGGGCGTGGCGATGATGTTGGGCATCATGTCCATGACGGGCCTGCGCCTGAACTTCATGAACATCATCATCCTGCCCATCCTCCTGGGCTTCGGGGTGAGCCACGGCCTGTACCTCTTGCACCGCTTCCTGGAAGGCACCTCGCCGCTCGTCGCGCTGCGCAGCGTGGGCGCCGCGGTGGCGTCCTCCACGCTGACGGCGGTGGCGGGCTTCGCCGCGCTGCTGGCCGCGGCCCACAACGGCCTGCGCTCCATGGGCATGGTGGCCTGCATCGGCCTCATCACCACGCTGATTGTGTCCTTCACGGTGCTGGCCGCGGTGATGCAGCTCATGCATGACCGGCGTCAGCGCGAGGCGTCCTCGGGCGCGGGGACGTCCGGCGACAGCGGCACCGGCGACCAGGGCTCGACCAAGGCGGCCTGA
- a CDS encoding site-specific recombinase gives MNAPSSVPPPSSRSHHGPSEREVDAFCVQYAPRAPGHPAVRDLYRLLRDVPEEGLEPRLAWVERWVAWLREDIPAHALVDASEPESPAADTRLALMVRVLEGEPAMRAAVTHLVSAVCDGSRGLKLFAQVGLPAGQGFLAEAGDRLARKVLPSAPEPGKLSELLLRVFPVPEDAVWLALLSPALMAKLAALVGEPRPPDPVPGARVRADMLDAMMLLAVQTSALGMLEDMRDRSPETSFRASPFLRLRRVCDAVLARDAAPDTLRELSTTVDDCRQVVGSVSRHLESAGVSVDLVYRLERIRRGLERMEAIARVLGAPRGEPRWREAQGLLSDLLRRAHEDRSVGDLVRRNARMLARKIIERAGHSGEHYITTTREEFHAMVDSAAGGGLVTAFAVTAKFLIATVALAPFFAWLAVGLNYAVAFVLIQALGFTLATKQPSVTAATLAGAVSDGARGERLSSLVDIIPRITRSQLAAFAGNLGCVLPAAVALALMWQAAVGTSFLSPAKAQATVASLHPWKSGSLLFASLTGVLLWLSSIAGGWLENFVVYRRLPEALAHHRVLRRVLGVSGARKLADGLLHAASGLGANVTLGFLLALMTVLGRFVGLPLDIRHVTFALGQLALAGSALGPQGVLQPDFLAALAGVAAIGTLNFAVSFSLALGVAVRARDIPFAETLPFLRAVALRFRMDPRSFFLPPKPPAPVAAPIPLDARP, from the coding sequence ATGAACGCCCCCTCCTCCGTTCCGCCCCCCTCAAGCCGCAGCCACCACGGCCCGTCCGAGCGTGAGGTGGATGCGTTCTGCGTGCAGTACGCGCCGCGTGCCCCGGGGCACCCCGCCGTGCGGGACCTGTACCGGCTGCTGCGCGATGTGCCGGAGGAAGGGCTGGAGCCCCGGCTCGCGTGGGTGGAGCGGTGGGTGGCCTGGCTGCGCGAGGACATCCCCGCCCATGCGCTGGTGGACGCCTCCGAACCGGAGTCCCCCGCCGCCGACACGCGGCTGGCCTTGATGGTCCGCGTACTGGAGGGTGAGCCGGCCATGCGCGCCGCCGTCACCCACCTGGTCTCCGCCGTGTGCGACGGCAGCCGCGGCCTGAAGCTCTTCGCCCAGGTGGGGCTGCCCGCGGGGCAGGGGTTCCTCGCGGAGGCCGGCGACCGGCTGGCGCGCAAGGTGCTCCCCTCCGCGCCGGAGCCTGGGAAGCTGTCGGAGCTGCTCTTGCGCGTGTTCCCCGTGCCGGAGGACGCTGTGTGGCTGGCCCTGCTGTCCCCCGCGCTGATGGCGAAGCTGGCCGCGCTGGTGGGTGAGCCCCGGCCTCCGGACCCGGTGCCCGGCGCCCGCGTGCGCGCGGACATGCTGGACGCGATGATGCTCCTGGCGGTGCAGACGTCCGCGCTGGGCATGCTGGAGGACATGCGGGACCGCTCCCCGGAGACGTCCTTCCGCGCGTCACCGTTCCTGCGCCTGCGGCGCGTGTGTGACGCGGTGCTGGCGCGGGACGCGGCCCCGGACACGCTGCGAGAGCTGTCCACCACCGTGGACGACTGCCGGCAGGTGGTGGGCAGCGTGTCGCGCCACCTGGAGTCCGCGGGCGTCAGCGTGGACCTGGTGTACCGGCTGGAGCGCATCCGCCGGGGCCTGGAGCGCATGGAGGCCATCGCCCGGGTGCTGGGCGCGCCCCGGGGAGAGCCACGCTGGCGCGAGGCGCAGGGCCTCTTGTCGGACCTCTTGCGCCGCGCGCACGAGGACCGCTCCGTGGGGGACCTGGTGCGGCGCAACGCGCGGATGCTGGCGCGCAAAATCATCGAGCGCGCGGGCCACTCGGGTGAGCACTACATCACCACCACGCGCGAAGAGTTCCACGCCATGGTGGACTCCGCCGCGGGCGGCGGCCTGGTGACGGCCTTCGCGGTGACCGCCAAGTTCCTCATCGCCACCGTCGCGCTGGCGCCATTCTTCGCGTGGCTGGCGGTGGGCCTCAACTACGCGGTGGCCTTCGTCCTCATCCAGGCCCTGGGCTTCACGCTGGCCACCAAGCAGCCCTCCGTCACCGCGGCCACGCTGGCCGGCGCGGTGAGCGACGGCGCCCGGGGCGAGCGGCTGTCGAGCCTGGTCGACATCATCCCCCGTATCACCCGCTCCCAGTTGGCCGCCTTCGCCGGAAACCTGGGCTGCGTGTTGCCCGCGGCGGTGGCCCTGGCCCTGATGTGGCAGGCGGCGGTGGGCACGTCCTTCCTCTCCCCCGCGAAGGCCCAGGCCACGGTGGCGTCCCTGCACCCGTGGAAGAGCGGCTCGCTGCTGTTCGCCTCGCTCACCGGCGTGCTGCTGTGGCTGTCCAGCATCGCGGGGGGCTGGCTGGAGAACTTCGTGGTGTACCGGCGGCTGCCGGAGGCGCTGGCCCACCACCGCGTGCTGCGGCGGGTGTTGGGTGTCTCGGGGGCACGCAAGCTCGCGGACGGGCTGCTCCATGCCGCCTCGGGCCTGGGCGCCAACGTGACGCTGGGCTTCCTCCTGGCGCTGATGACGGTGCTGGGGCGCTTCGTGGGGCTGCCCCTGGACATCCGGCACGTCACCTTCGCGCTGGGGCAACTGGCGCTCGCCGGAAGCGCCCTGGGCCCCCAGGGGGTGCTCCAGCCGGACTTCCTCGCCGCCCTGGCCGGGGTGGCCGCCATCGGGACGCTCAACTTCGCCGTGTCCTTCTCCCTGGCCCTGGGGGTGGCGGTGCGCGCCCGGGACATCCCCTTCGCGGAGACCCTGCCCTTCCTGCGGGCGGTGGCCCTCCGCTTCCGCATGGACCCCCGCTCGTTCTTCCTGCCCCCCAAGCCTCCGGCCCCAGTGGCCGCCCCCATCCCCCTGGACGCCCGCCCCTGA
- a CDS encoding ABC transporter substrate-binding protein, which produces MNARFHTLSLLVAFTLSVPALAAAPKQKDDAVAKPVKTVVTSVRYERDAAALKLFGGEEQGKYLLGDSWEKGTAEQRKEFVTLFHGLFAKIAFPRVRENFKSLEDIVYSPAEVNGNEATVDSVVFIKHPLKTQEMKLKYRLVKDAAAWKVVDVTVLGSSMLQDIRDTQVQPLLKQGGWDLLLGRMRQELAKK; this is translated from the coding sequence ATGAACGCCCGCTTCCATACCCTCTCCCTCCTGGTTGCCTTCACGCTGTCCGTGCCCGCGCTCGCCGCGGCGCCGAAGCAGAAGGACGACGCAGTCGCCAAGCCGGTCAAGACGGTGGTCACCTCCGTGCGCTACGAGCGCGACGCGGCCGCGCTCAAGCTCTTCGGCGGGGAGGAGCAGGGGAAGTACCTCCTCGGGGATTCGTGGGAGAAGGGCACCGCCGAGCAGCGCAAGGAGTTCGTCACCCTCTTCCACGGCCTGTTCGCCAAGATTGCCTTCCCGCGAGTGCGGGAGAACTTCAAGTCGCTGGAGGACATCGTCTACTCACCCGCCGAGGTGAACGGCAACGAGGCCACGGTGGACTCGGTCGTCTTCATCAAGCACCCGCTCAAGACGCAGGAGATGAAGCTGAAGTACCGCCTGGTGAAGGACGCGGCCGCGTGGAAGGTGGTGGACGTGACGGTGCTGGGCTCCTCCATGCTCCAGGACATCCGCGACACGCAGGTGCAGCCGCTGCTCAAGCAGGGCGGATGGGACCTGCTCTTGGGCCGCATGCGCCAGGAGCTGGCGAAGAAGTAG
- the metK gene encoding methionine adenosyltransferase, whose translation MPTDFLFTSESVTEGHPDKIADQISDGVLDAIIAKDPQARVAVETLVKTGLAIVAGEVTTNTYVDIPKIVRSTICRIGYTDSAMGYDGNTCGVMVAIEGQSQDIARGVDNKKEQGAGDQGMMFGFACDETPELMPAPLHYAHALTRKLADVRRKQHDWIRPDGKSQVTVEYKDGRPVRIDAVVVSTQHSDDVSNKRIQEAIREDVIAKALPKKLIDNKTKFYINPTGRFVVGGPMGDSGVTGRKIIVDTYGGMGRHGGGAFSGKDPSKVDRSAAYMGRYIAKTVVAAGLARRCEVQVSYAIGVAEPVSVMVETFGTATVPEERIAKAIRQTFGLKPREITEHLDLLRPIYQKTAAYGHFGRTEKEFTWERTDRKDALKDAATGPAPRRLKAV comes from the coding sequence ATGCCTACCGACTTCCTGTTCACGTCCGAATCCGTTACCGAGGGCCACCCGGACAAGATCGCCGACCAGATCTCCGACGGCGTCCTGGATGCCATCATCGCCAAGGATCCGCAGGCGCGCGTCGCCGTGGAGACGCTCGTCAAGACGGGCCTGGCCATCGTCGCGGGTGAGGTGACCACGAACACGTACGTGGACATCCCCAAGATCGTCCGGAGCACCATCTGTCGGATTGGCTACACCGACAGCGCGATGGGCTACGACGGCAACACGTGCGGCGTGATGGTGGCCATCGAAGGCCAGAGCCAGGACATCGCGCGCGGCGTGGACAACAAGAAGGAGCAGGGCGCCGGTGACCAGGGCATGATGTTCGGCTTCGCGTGCGACGAGACGCCGGAGCTGATGCCCGCGCCGCTGCACTACGCGCACGCGCTGACGCGCAAGCTGGCGGACGTGCGCCGCAAGCAGCACGACTGGATTCGCCCCGACGGCAAGAGCCAGGTGACGGTGGAGTACAAGGACGGCCGCCCGGTGCGCATCGACGCGGTGGTGGTGTCCACGCAGCACTCGGATGACGTCTCCAACAAGCGCATCCAGGAGGCCATCCGCGAGGACGTCATCGCGAAGGCGCTGCCCAAGAAGCTCATCGACAACAAGACCAAGTTCTACATCAACCCCACGGGCCGCTTCGTGGTGGGTGGCCCCATGGGCGACTCGGGCGTGACGGGCCGGAAGATCATCGTCGACACCTACGGCGGCATGGGCCGTCACGGTGGCGGTGCCTTCAGCGGCAAGGACCCGTCCAAGGTGGACCGCTCCGCGGCGTACATGGGGCGCTACATCGCCAAGACGGTGGTGGCCGCGGGTCTGGCCCGCCGCTGCGAGGTGCAGGTCTCCTACGCCATCGGCGTGGCCGAGCCGGTCAGCGTGATGGTGGAGACGTTCGGCACCGCGACGGTCCCGGAAGAGCGCATCGCCAAGGCCATCCGCCAGACGTTCGGCCTCAAGCCGCGCGAAATCACCGAGCACCTGGACCTGCTGCGGCCCATCTACCAGAAGACCGCCGCGTACGGTCACTTCGGCCGCACGGAGAAGGAGTTCACGTGGGAGCGCACCGACCGCAAGGACGCGCTCAAGGACGCCGCCACCGGCCCCGCGCCGCGCCGCCTGAAGGCCGTCTGA